gggaggaggtcagagacctggccgggtggtgctagaataacctatccctcaacgtaaccaagacaaaggagatgattgtggactacagaaaaaggaggaccgagcacgcccccattctcatcgacagggctttagtggagcaggttgagagcttcaagttccttggtgtccacatcaccaacaaactagaatggtccaaacacaccaagacagtcgtgaagagggcacgacaaagcctaatcccctcaggaaactaaaagatttggcacgggtcctgagatcctggaaaggttctacagctgcaacttcgagagcatcctgactggttgcatcactgactggttgcatcactgcctgcatcactgactggttgcatcactgcctggttgcatcactgcctgttgcATCACTGTACGGCAACTGCTTGGCGTCTGACCGCAAGGCAGACGGAATCGTCAtgtcaatgaaattacgttgaaccaacgtggaatagaagttgaattgatgtctgtgcccagtggattAATACTGTTTATTCACTTGTTGGGCAGATGACTGACAATCCTCCCTtcctttctgtgtctgtctctttccatctctgCCCCTAGACCATCCGAGGTGCACCCAGAGCCTCCTGTTGGTGCTCCTGAGGGCCCATCAGAGGCTGAAGCTGGGTACCTGCAGGTGCTGGACAGTGAGGGTCGACCCTTGTGTCTGTCCTGCCACAAGGCCTGTGGGTCCACCGGAGGAGCCTGGGACACCTGCTTCTGTAGCCAGACGTAAGTAGCAGCATCATCAAAGTAAAGCCAAGTTCACCCATCAGTGGTGTTTGTGTACCCTGCTATTATTAGTGTTGCCTCGTAGGCCTACTGCGTTCCTTCATTAAAGCTCTACAAAGAAAACATCAagttattctgttgtattctactTCATCTATCCTGTCATAGGTGTCAGGAGGAGTTCCAGCTGCGCTCCAGCCAGGCCTACATGCGTGCCCGGGTACTGCAGACGGAGCAGGGGGTGTGTCAGAGCTGCGGCCTGCAAGCCCACCAGCTGTACCTGAAGGTCCGCGACGCCCCGCCCACACACAGGAAGGAGATGCTAGAGAACACCGGCTGGCCCAGCTGTCACTCAAACAGGTTGGTTGGTTTGGATGTCTTTAGCCCCCAGGTCTGTGATACAGAGAGGGACCTAGGAGCATTCCATTACTCTGTATGGGGGGACCTAGGAGCATTCCATTACTCTGTATGGGGGACCTAGGAGCATTCCATTACTCTGTATGGGGGGACCTAGGAGCATTCCATTACTCTGTATGGGGGGGACCTAGGACCATTCCATTACTCTGTATGGGGTCTGACCTACACTACCTGAGCTCTCTTAGCCAGGATACAGTCTTCTACATGACTTTATGAGCCCTTTACAGACATGAGCTTTTTAAAGGTGCACaaatctacagacagagagaacagtcatacTATTGATGTGGCTTGATTTTTCAACTGGATTTATCAAAGAGCAgtatcatctctctcttctcaaaTTAGCATATCACATTACTGAGGTTGTACAGAGAACACTGAAATGGATAGGACCCATTTAGACATTTGAAGCCACTTCTGATATAAAGCAGGGTGTGTAGGGTTTCACCTGTTCCAACTCATCCCCTGGATCTGGGGAGACCACTAAAGGCTTTAGTAGACATTATATTatacactgggagaggagggggagaacacagagaagagagtgaaATGAGAGGGACTCAGTCCTCTCTACTACTGACTGACACTTATCTTCCCTGGAAACTGC
This genomic interval from Oncorhynchus masou masou isolate Uvic2021 unplaced genomic scaffold, UVic_Omas_1.1 unplaced_scaffold_1112, whole genome shotgun sequence contains the following:
- the LOC135529190 gene encoding DNA annealing helicase and endonuclease ZRANB3-like codes for the protein MCPRPSRYLSKAQCDGGTVCLVNKEIFFTKRRTASMSRPNTSASVPEKPSEVHPEPPVGAPEGPSEAEAGYLQVLDSEGRPLCLSCHKACGSTGGAWDTCFCSQTCQEEFQLRSSQAYMRARVLQTEQGVCQSCGLQAHQLYLKVRDAPPTHRKEMLENTGWPSCHSNS